The Diachasmimorpha longicaudata isolate KC_UGA_2023 chromosome 14, iyDiaLong2, whole genome shotgun sequence genome includes a region encoding these proteins:
- the Zdhhc8 gene encoding palmitoyltransferase ZDHHC8, with translation MPICNVKTKCLPATFAWSLLLITTTLYFYYPCQYYIFEYPWVPALQGVITFLVLTNFGLATFMDPGVIPKAPPDEDREDEFRAPLFKNVEINGITVRMKWCVTCKFYRPPRCSHCSACDHCIETFDHHCPWVNNCVGRRNYRYFFYFLLSLSCHMLSIFGLCLYFVLQHKQKLGEVDTTVAMVLMGVVTLLFFPICGLTGFHVVLIFRGRTTNEQVTGKFNGGYNPFSRGCVRNCCYTHFGPRYPSLMKPEKYLGKRRGACASEMSPTDSENQVKTYMDSSNGVRNASSNAYNKLSPRRDGSDTDMEPTASQSADCEPTPPLQRHGSKSNFFLPPVEASDSPRHPLPQNHHPIHYPRGSSHPRPRGMNGSRSHTPDVLSPEGAGGSCGLQRGQGQVGGGASPTMQQRIKAIGVPTPLAISSNIRRSNPGTPTQVRRPDYIGVTETPTYYDVQHHNNMPVGPNGSGVPGYSPQRRFLSESELIRSNDHHYARTNNTVDNIRELAGSPQRGVYMWKDHSPSAYPSVQVPHPTLASMQRPPPYDYYCSNPTSPTQQPYNPPRAAYHPATRGGVPVFPPHQSPQVKRKTMATPTTPTSNDARRRPMSFVRALEMTDSMEMVAVPGDNRSNQRPTTPTPDRGSVYDMNYEISV, from the exons ATGCCGATATGCAACGTGAAGACGAAATGTCTGCCAGCAACATTTGCCTGGAGCCTTCTACTCATCACTACGACACTGTATTTCTATTATCC GTGCCAATACTACATATTCGAGTATCCATGGGTTCCAGCACTCCAAGGAGTCATTACCTTCCTCGTTCTCACCAATTTTGGCCTCGCCACATTTATGGATCCTGGTGTCATACCAAAAG CACCTCCAGATGAAGACAGAGAAGATGAGTTTCGTGCTCCTCTTTTTAAGAACGTCGAAATCAATGGAATAACAGTTCGCATGAAGTGGTGTGTCACGTGTAAATTCTACAGGCCACCCAGATGTTCACACTGTAGCGCTTGTGACCATTGCATCgag ACCTTCGACCATCATTGTCCATGGGTCAACAACTGCGTGGGGAGAAGGAACTACAGATATTTCTTCTATTTCCTATTATCACTGAGCTGCCACATGCTCAGTATTTTTGGACTATGTCTGTACTTCGTGCTACAGCACAAGCAGAAACTGGGGGAGGTCGACACCACAGTGGC GATGGTGCTGATGGGAGTGGTTACACTGCTGTTCTTCCCCATTTGTGGATTGACAGGTTTTCATGTGGTGCTTATATTTAGAGGAAGAACGACGAATGAACAAGTCACGGGTAAATTCAATGGTGGATACAATCCATTTTCACGGGGCTGTGTTCGTAATTGCTGCTACACACACTTTGGACCACGATATCCTAG TTTAATGAAGCCTGAAAAGTACTTGGGGAAACGTCGTGGAGCGTGTGCTTCAGAGATGTCTCCAACAGACAGCGAGAACCAGGTAAAAACCTACATGGATAGCAGCAATGGTGTTAGAAATGCCAGTTCAAATGCTTACAATAAG CTGTCACCAAGGAGGGACGGTTCGGACACTGATATGGAGCCGACGGCCTCGCAGTCAGCCGATTGCGAGCCGACTCCACCATTACAAAGACATGGATCAAAGAGCAATTTCTTCCTACCACCGGTTGAGGCCAGTGACTCACCGCGACATCCATTACCACAAAATCATCATCCTATTCATTATCCAAGGGGTAGTTCACACCCCAGGCCAAG GGGCATGAATGGTTCCCGAAGCCATACCCCCGATGTTCTCTCACCCGAGGGGGCAGGAGGATCATGTGGACTTCAGAGAGGTCAGGGACAGGTTGGAGGTGGTGCTAGTCCAACGATGCAGCAACGGATAAAAGCTATAGGCGTGCCAACGCCTCTTGCCATTTCCAGTAATATTCGCAG ATCAAATCCTGGTACCCCGACGCAGGTACGTCGGCCGGACTACATAGGAGTGACCGAGACACCCACTTACTACGACGTGCAGCATCACAACAACATGCCAGTGGGCCCCAACGGCTCAGGGGTCCCGGGCTACAGTCCCCAGCGTCGTTTTCTCTCTGAAAGTGAATTGATCCGCAGTAATGATCATCACTACGCTCGCACCAACAACACTGTTGACAATATTCGCGAGCTGGCCGGCTCTCCCCAACGGGGTGTTTACATGTGGAAGGATCACTCACCCTCGGCATATCCGAGTGTCCAGGTGCCTCATCCCACTTTAGCATCGATGCAAAGACCACCCCCTTACGACTACTACTGCTCCAATCCCACCAGCCCCACACAGCAGCCTTACAATCCTCCCAGGGCTGCTTATCATCCAGCAACACGAGGTGGAGTGCCAGTTTTTCCACCTCATCAGTCGCCCCAGGTCAAACGCAAGACCATGGCAACACCCACAACTCCGACCTCAAACGATGCCAGACGCAGGCCCATGTCCTTCGTCAGGGCCCTCGAAATGACTGATTCAATGGAAATGGTTGCTGTGCCTGGCGACAACAGGAGTAATCAGAGACCAACGACTCCAACCCCTGACAGAGGAAGTGTTTATGATATGAACTATGAGATATCAGTATAA
- the LOC135169346 gene encoding uncharacterized protein LOC135169346 codes for MGFKSIIVSPVIRPDQDYHRRELWSLKQQIRSQFKKYGTTSCTYLLRNSESSFHGYRDNYAIVDFKKRECAAKALTAVENGEISINRLTITATSIELTYCPINTLPDCCLLAIFKNLSTYERLKLSSVCKRWSEVSRFLWRTTTKIDLRNNSRVNQNKKYIMNSGSHLRDIYCYDNHGLKIIGDNCKNLENVAIEFRKYTTRNGLDYPCIKYHSQTLENFSNLTRLMLKIRTSQYAFFSFLQNLPSTMIEIHLLNGFPDVDVFSLQWSDRDPALKNFSNLREIYGRKSLDFTRFTNLRALTLKRYHFTEDSLIGLETLEKLTCLCLDNSKLSQIHSEQLKLLRNLERLSLRRVTMKYEDIAVILMNNPMLKYLALPKMANEMLNERAWQSALELRHLKVLSWVDIENKIRETGSSTTVEYVELHNVTLSDRRTTQLLDNFPMLKCLKKTGTYYSNYSTSTIAFFIERRVDKSPFKYYHDPVRMTLNPFGSENFTPSEVVSAEDGRLFRCNEWDGWYIEDSPDIRALRKPLDEAPMEPMTTISLMLEKLPDNCLKRIFYHLPLDDKLTAADVCRRWKKLLGENIEKCRKLDVRELSSHENMKKCIAQYGKYLHDIYIYKSCDLSTIKTHCPNVTDLKVDFTMKECKCKRRWRKEGYNFFRLEPMLMEFKNLRRVMLKDAPIFQTNLLQYLPQCMEEIHVFNRCPMWFVKKMQAIAISPHATLDVSRYPKLRALTLVHTERTERESSSPSIKIFGVEKLTELIYLKVSGVIISEDSIDQLKSIRNLEYLSVRLPAVPALNVRSVIEANVDLQYLEITGEIENIPLEVFQQVFTLQRLKVLRLVDDNIHDAAEIVRGVPLDPSFLIHMPQLEYLDCEGFSTLSEEFFLQLIGTSPKLRMLNVPVTNVNFVEELVAVAESNLIARGRRNGKIKAFVGARGFKFCKNFRVHADGVVIDKALPIRYRRAVQTDHWEMWSTYNGRSNIPGLLTQLEDIFSLKGIE; via the exons ATGGGTTTCAAGTCGATAATTGTGTCTCCTGTGATTCGTCCTGACCAGGACTATCATCGACGAGAGCTTTGG aGTTTGAAACAACAAATACGCAGCCAATTCAAGAAATACGGAACTACCTCATGCACCTACTTGTTGCGCAATTCTGAGTCATCATTCCACGGATATCGCGATAATTATGCGATAGTCGATTTCAAGAAGAGAGAATGCGCTGCAAAAGCTCTAACAGCCGTTGAAAATGGAGAAATCAGTATTAATAGATTAACGATAACAGCAACGTCAATAGAACTGACTTATTGTCCAATAAACACATTGCCAGATTGCTGTCTGCTGGCGATATTCAAGAATTTGTCCACCTACGAGCGACTAAAATTGTCGTCAGTCTGTAAACGTTGGAGTGAGGTATCTCGATTTCTCTGGAGAACAACAACGAAGATAGATCTGCGTAACAATTCCCGCGTGAATCAGAACAAAAAGTACATTATGAACAGTGGTTCACACCTGAGGGATATTTACTGCTACGACAATCATGGATTGAAAATAATCGGAGATAACTGCAAAAATCTCGAGAATGTTGCCATCGAGTTTCGTAAGTACACGACGAGAAACGGATTGGACTATCCTTGCATCAAGTACCACTCTcagacgttagaaaatttttccaatctgACTCGACTGATGCTGAAGATCAGAACTTCCCAGTAcgcgtttttttcttttcttcaaaATCTTCCATCGACGATGATCGAGATTCACCTCTTGAACGGTTTTCCAGACGTTGATGTTTTCTCTCTCCAGTGGAGTGATAGAGATCCcgcgttgaaaaattttagtaATTTGAGGGAAATATACGGGAGGAAGAGCTTGGACTTTACACGATTTACTAATTTACGAGCTTTGACCCTCAAACGCTACCATTTCACCGAGGATTCCCTCATTGGCTTGGAGACACTGGAAAAACTGACCTGCTTATGTTTGGACAATTCCAAACTGTCCCAGATCCACTCGGAACAACTGAAACTGTTAAGGAATTTGGAACGATTGTCTCTGAGGCGTGTTACGATGAAATACGAGGATATTGCGGTTATCCTCATGAATAATCCGATGCTGAAGTACTTGGCTTTGCCCAAAATGGCAAATGAAATGCTCAACGAACGTGCATGGCAATCAGCCCTAGAGTTACGACACCTGAAGGTCCTTAGTTGGGTGgacattgaaaacaaaatcagGGAAACCGGTAGCTCCACCACTGTAGAATATGTTGAGCTTCATAATGTCACCTTGTCAGACAGGCGAACTACTCAGCTACTGGACAATTTTCCTATGTTGAAATGTCTGAAGAAAACGGGAACCTATTACTCAAACTACAGCACATCAACCATTGcttttttcattgaacgtAGAGTTGATAAATCTCCATTCAAGTACTACCACGATCCCGTACGAATGACTCTGAACCCTTTCGGCTCTGAAAATTTCACACCCAGCGAGGTAGTGAGTGCTGAGGACGGTAGACTATTCAGATGCAATGAGTGGGATGGCTGGTATATCGAGGACTCACCGGACATCCGTGCTCTCCGGAAACCCCTGGATGAAGCACCAATGGAGCCCATGACAACGATCTCGTTGATGCTGGAAAAATTACCTGACAATTGTCTCAAGAGAATTTTCTATCATCTCCCACTGGACGATAAATTAACTGCAGCGGATGTTTGCAGAAGGTGGAAGAAGCTTTTGGgagaaaatattgagaaatGCAGGAAGTTAGATGTGCGAGAGCTCTCGTCTCATGAGAATATGAAGAAATGCATAGCTCAGTATGGAAAGTACCTCCACGATATTTACATCTACAAAAGCTGTGACTTATCGACGATAAAGACTCACTGCCCCAATGTAACTGACCTGAAAGTGGACTTCACAATGAAGGAGTGCAAGTGCAAGAGACGGTGGCGTAAGGAGGGCTACAATTTCTTCCGTTTGGAACCGATGTTGATGGAGTTCAAGAATCTACGTCGAGTCATGCTGAAGGACGCTCCTATTTTCCAAACAAACCTCCTTCAATATTTGCCACAGTGCATGGAAGAAATTCATGTGTTCAACAGATGTCCAATGtggtttgtaaaaaaaatgcaggCCATAGCTATCAGTCCACATGCTACCCTAGATGTATCAAGATATCCAAAGCTGCGAGCTCTCACTTTGGTTCATACTGAGCGAACTGAGCGAGAGTCTTCCTCGCCCTCTATTAAAATCTTTGGTGTCGAAAAGTTAACGGAGTTGATCTACCTCAAGGTGAGTGGTGTGATCATTTCTGAAGACTCTATTGATCAGCTAAAAAGTATTAGAAATTTGGAATATTTGTCGGTGCGTCTACCAGCGGTTCCGGCCCTTAATGTTAGGTCTGTAATCGAGGCTAATGTAGACCTTCAATACTTGGAGATCACTGgtgaaatagaaaatattccccTCGAGGTATTCCAACAGGTTTTCACTCTACAACGACTGAAGGTCTTACGATTGGTTGATGATAATATTCATGATGCCGCTGAGATCGTTCGAGGAGTTCCCCTGGACCCCTCGTTCCTCATTCATATGCCACAATTAGAATATCTCGATTGTGAAGGATTCAGTACACTCTCCGAAGAGTTTTTCCTTCAATTGATTGGAACTTCGCCGAAATTAAGGATGTTAAATGTCCCTGTAACGAATGTAAATTTCGTTGAGGAGCTAGTTGCTGTTGCTGAAAGTAATCTGATTGCTCGCGGGAGAAGAAATGGGAAAATAAAAGCTTTTGTGGGTGCGAGGGGATTCAAATTCTGCAAGAATTTTAGAGTGCACGCAGACGGTGTCGTTATCGACAAGGCTCTACCTATACGATATCGCAGAGCAGTGCAGACAGACCACTGGGAGATGTGGAGCACTTATAATGGTCGCAGCAATATTCCGGGATTGTTGACACAGCTGGAGGACATTTTTTCCTTGAAGGgaatagaataa